Proteins found in one Trichoplusia ni isolate ovarian cell line Hi5 chromosome 14, tn1, whole genome shotgun sequence genomic segment:
- the LOC113500616 gene encoding uncharacterized protein LOC113500616 codes for MIGNSQERYGPIPTTERIETNDDNCPSIRSRQSYYTIREENATTVQIIVQTSNFRQTLEVVECEREKIEQRPSDRQCFENLGLHSFSMRATCEETTATRSLLVYDPLKDQVMEKNYTISVCCSCRVTHK; via the exons ATGATTGGG AACTCTCAGGAAAGATATGGACCAATACCTACAACTGAAAGAATTGAAACTAACGATGATAACTGCCCCAGCATAAGATCG CGGCAATCTTATTACACCATAAGGGAGGAGAATGCAACAACGGTGCAAATTATAGTCCAAACTAGCAATTTTCGTCAAACACTTGAAGTTGTCGAATGCGA AAGGGAGAAGATCGAACAGAGACCCAGCGACAGGCAGTGTTTCGAGAACTTGGGCCTCCACAGCTTCTCCATGAGAGCCACTTGCGAGGAGACCACAGCCACACGCAGTCTTCTCGTTTACGACCCCCTCAAAGATCAGGTTATGGAGAAGAACTACACGATCTCCGTTTGCTGTTCCTGTAGAgttacacataaataa